The DNA region CAAATTTCAAAAATCTAACTAAAAATCGTGGCGGCGGAAGGCATTTCACCGCCACGCAAACGGGACTACATATTCGCGATAATCTCCGTCGCGAATTCCGAGGTCTTGAGCTTCGTTGCACCCGGCATCTGACGTTCGAGGTCGTAGGTCACACGCTTCTTGCCAATGGCTCCTTCGAGTCCCTTTACAATCAACTTCGCCACCGGATCCCAACCAAGATATTCAAACATCATCACACCGGACAAAATTACGGAACCCGGATTGATGACATCCTTATCTGCGTACTTCGGAGCCGTGCCGTGCGTCGCTTCAAACACCGCGTATGCGTCGCTGATGTTGCCTCCCGGAGCCAAACCTAAACCACCCACCTGAGCCGCACACGCGTCGCTCAAGTAGTCGCCGTTCAAGTTCGGCGTCACGATGACCTGATACTCGTCAGGACGCAAGAGCAATTGCTGGAACATCGCGTCGGCAATGCGGTCGTTCAAGAGAATCTTACCCGCGGGCAACTTACCCTCAAACTTGTCCCACAAGTCTTTCTCCGAGACAACCTTATCCGAGAATTCCCTAGCTGCAAGCTCATAGCCCCATTCGCGGAATGCGCCTTCGGTGAACTTCATAATATTGCCCTTGTGGACAATCGTCACCATTGTCAGCCCGCGGTCAATCGCATATTGAATGGCCTTGCGTACGATGCGCTCACTGCCATATTTTGAAATCGGTTTGATTCCCACACCCGAATCATGCCGAATGTTCTTCCCCATGCCCTTAACAAATTCGATAAGTCTCGCTGCTTCCGCTGAACCGGATTTCCATTCGATACCGGAGTAAACGTCTTCAGTATTTTCGCGGAAGATAACCACATTCAGTTTACCCGGGTCCTTCACCGGAGCCGGAACTCCTTCAAACCAGCGAACCGGACGCACGCAAGCGTACAAATCTAAAACCTGTCGTAACGTCACATTCAAAGAGCGAATCCCGCCGCCCACTGGCGTGGTCAACGGCCCCTTAATCGCAACGATATACTCTTTAATAGCGGTTAATGTATCATCCGGCAGCCAGACATTTTCCCCATAAACTTTCAGCGATTTCTCGCCGGCATATACTTCAAACCATACGACTTTCTTCTTTCCGCCAAATGCCTTCTCTATCGCGGCATCAAACACGCGCTGCGAGGCGCGCCATATGTCCGGGCCGGTTCCGTCTCCTTCTATAAAAGGAATAATCGGATCGTCGGGGACGACAAGCCGGCCCTCAGCAACAGTGATCTTCGACCCCTTTGCTGGAGCTGTCAATTTTTCATACACGGTAGTTTTCCTCTGACGAACGGGGGCGCGAGGTTCGCGATCGCGTAGCCAAGCCTGATGTTGTACGTCTGTTTGTGGTGAGGCAGGTAGGACATTACGACGACCCCGGGCGGCATCGCAACGTGGTAGGACTATTCTATTATCTGGTGACTTGCCTCATGACCCAATGAGACAAATCAATTTACGAGGCAACGGCGGATAGCTAAGCAACTCCGATCCCGAAGTTTACATGCCTTATCGTATTTGCTAAGCCATCTTATGAACTTCTAATATACCGATCAACCAAAGGATTGTCAACCCCAAACTTGCACACAAACCAACTTGTTAACTTTTCTTAATTCACTATTCTCAATAAGTTTGAACTTATCCACCCAAAAACAAAACACCGCTGCGAGGGCGGTGTTTTAAATTATCCGAGTCACACGCGCATTTTCGCGCGTGTCCATGTCTTGGAAGAGACAGATTCAGTCACCGAGAACCGTGTTGCAGAGTCTGAGTGAGCCGTGCAGGGGCCGCAAGCAGGAGCGAAAGAAACCGTGCCATTTGCCCTCGGTAACTGAATCCGTGTCTTTCCAAAGATCATTTCCGAATGATAGGTGCAAGAAAGAGAAAGGGAGGGCCTCACGAGTTCCGAAGC from bacterium includes:
- the icd gene encoding isocitrate dehydrogenase (NADP(+)), encoding MYEKLTAPAKGSKITVAEGRLVVPDDPIIPFIEGDGTGPDIWRASQRVFDAAIEKAFGGKKKVVWFEVYAGEKSLKVYGENVWLPDDTLTAIKEYIVAIKGPLTTPVGGGIRSLNVTLRQVLDLYACVRPVRWFEGVPAPVKDPGKLNVVIFRENTEDVYSGIEWKSGSAEAARLIEFVKGMGKNIRHDSGVGIKPISKYGSERIVRKAIQYAIDRGLTMVTIVHKGNIMKFTEGAFREWGYELAAREFSDKVVSEKDLWDKFEGKLPAGKILLNDRIADAMFQQLLLRPDEYQVIVTPNLNGDYLSDACAAQVGGLGLAPGGNISDAYAVFEATHGTAPKYADKDVINPGSVILSGVMMFEYLGWDPVAKLIVKGLEGAIGKKRVTYDLERQMPGATKLKTSEFATEIIANM